The following are from one region of the Thermococcus cleftensis genome:
- the radA gene encoding DNA repair and recombination protein RadA, producing the protein MARKKKAEDEIKELEEFEELEVVEESASSSTKKKKEKEIKTLEDLPGVGPATAEKLREAGYDSIEAIAVASPMELKEIAGISEGAALKIIQAAREAANIGTFMRADEYMEKRKTIGRISTGSKSLDKLLGGGIETQAITEVFGEFGSGKTQLAHTLAVMVQLPPEEGGLGGSVIWIDTENTFRPERIRQIAENRGLDPDETLKNIYVARAFNSNHQMLLVERAEEIIKEKAETDRPVKLLVVDSLMAHFRSEYVGRGTLAERQQKLAKHLADLHRIADLYDIAVFVTNQVQAKPDAFFGDPTRPVGGHILAHSATLRIYLRKGKAGKRVARLIDSPHLPEGEAIFRITDRGVED; encoded by the coding sequence ATGGCGAGGAAGAAGAAGGCCGAAGATGAAATAAAAGAGCTCGAGGAGTTCGAGGAGCTCGAGGTCGTTGAGGAGTCCGCTTCAAGCTCAACCAAGAAAAAGAAGGAGAAGGAAATAAAGACCCTTGAGGACCTGCCGGGCGTTGGGCCGGCCACCGCTGAAAAGCTCCGCGAGGCTGGCTACGACAGCATCGAGGCCATAGCCGTTGCCTCCCCCATGGAGCTCAAGGAGATAGCGGGAATAAGCGAGGGCGCTGCTCTCAAGATAATCCAGGCCGCGAGAGAGGCCGCCAACATAGGAACCTTCATGCGCGCTGACGAGTACATGGAGAAGCGAAAAACCATAGGCAGGATCTCCACTGGAAGCAAGAGCCTCGACAAGCTCCTGGGGGGTGGTATTGAGACCCAGGCCATAACCGAGGTCTTCGGAGAGTTCGGTTCTGGAAAGACCCAGCTGGCCCACACGCTGGCGGTGATGGTTCAGCTTCCGCCCGAGGAGGGCGGTCTTGGCGGCTCGGTGATCTGGATCGATACCGAGAACACCTTCAGGCCCGAGAGAATAAGGCAGATAGCTGAAAACCGCGGCCTCGATCCCGACGAGACCCTCAAGAACATCTACGTGGCTAGAGCCTTCAACAGCAACCACCAGATGCTCCTCGTCGAGAGGGCGGAGGAGATAATCAAGGAGAAGGCCGAGACGGACAGGCCGGTCAAGCTCCTTGTCGTCGATTCCCTGATGGCCCACTTCAGGAGCGAGTACGTCGGCAGGGGAACGCTGGCGGAGAGGCAGCAGAAGCTGGCCAAGCACCTCGCCGACCTGCACAGGATAGCGGACCTCTACGACATAGCCGTCTTCGTTACCAACCAGGTTCAGGCCAAGCCAGATGCCTTCTTCGGCGACCCGACGAGGCCTGTCGGCGGTCACATCTTGGCCCACAGCGCGACGCTGAGAATCTACCTGAGGAAGGGCAAGGCCGGAAAGAGGGTTGCTCGCCTGATAGACAGCCCGCACCTGCCCGAGGGAGAGGCCATATTCCGCATCACCGACAGGGGCGTCGAGGACTGA
- a CDS encoding potassium channel family protein encodes MIPVPLVRKLLKVKIKIGRNRLLQIAMAVLLLALLFASLFAYFEGLDFYTAFYWAVITMATIGYGDVTPQTSAGRAVAMVAAVAGISTFTALVSILAEYFISSSLRRMMGMHRVKYSGHYVVIGQGSSVPSCVNELISAISSGDAEPKPIVVVFPNEEERKGIELPEEVEVLIGDPTNPETLERAHIREASHVILALEDDSKSVFSTLMIKRMSKARVLVEALKAESVELLKQAGADRVILSRSFAGRLLASSVFEPEVVDVIDDLTTSLGRYDISVLLRRDLWGSTYIEALRKLHEENGYFLLGYYTDKPVLNPPLDERIPEGAKLVVIRPAGGGGVNPKKSI; translated from the coding sequence ATGATTCCGGTTCCACTTGTAAGGAAGCTGCTGAAGGTGAAAATCAAGATCGGCCGGAACAGACTCCTCCAGATAGCGATGGCCGTACTCCTGCTGGCCCTGCTTTTCGCCTCCCTGTTCGCCTACTTCGAGGGTTTGGACTTCTACACGGCCTTCTACTGGGCCGTCATCACGATGGCGACGATTGGCTACGGCGACGTGACACCCCAGACCTCCGCGGGCAGGGCCGTGGCAATGGTGGCTGCAGTGGCGGGAATCTCAACTTTCACCGCCCTCGTGTCGATTCTGGCCGAGTACTTCATTTCATCGTCTTTGAGGAGGATGATGGGCATGCACCGCGTTAAGTACTCCGGTCATTACGTTGTTATCGGTCAGGGGAGCAGCGTGCCGAGCTGTGTGAACGAGCTCATCTCTGCCATTTCCAGTGGAGATGCCGAGCCTAAGCCCATAGTGGTGGTGTTCCCCAACGAGGAAGAGCGCAAGGGGATTGAGCTTCCAGAGGAAGTGGAGGTTCTCATAGGGGACCCCACGAATCCGGAGACCCTGGAGAGGGCCCACATCAGGGAGGCTTCCCACGTGATCCTTGCCCTCGAAGACGACTCCAAGTCCGTCTTCTCAACGCTCATGATAAAGCGCATGTCAAAGGCCAGGGTTCTCGTGGAGGCCCTCAAGGCCGAGAGCGTCGAGCTACTGAAGCAGGCCGGGGCGGACAGGGTGATACTGAGCAGGAGCTTCGCCGGAAGGCTTCTCGCGAGCTCGGTGTTTGAGCCCGAGGTAGTGGACGTTATAGATGACCTTACCACTTCTCTCGGCCGTTACGACATCTCGGTGCTTCTCCGGCGGGACCTCTGGGGTTCAACGTACATTGAGGCTCTTCGGAAGCTCCATGAAGAGAATGGCTACTTCTTATTGGGTTACTACACGGACAAGCCTGTTCTTAACCCGCCTCTTGATGAGAGAATCCCTGAGGGGGCCAAGCTGGTAGTCATTAGGCCCGCGGGTGGAGGGGGTGTGAATCCGAAGAAAAGTATATAA